The sequence tcttaggcagttgttccgacgtggttgtgagcatgcgcacggggatgcgtccacgtcacgacgcatgcgcagttcgttaaacgtacttgtctggctctcaaaccatcatttgcatggggtcacgcctcatttgcatgggtttgcatggggcaagcccacttccacctatgccggcctgcgccttcaaacctacgccacgccgacgcagctttgggagcactggcttcctgaattcaatgcttgcctctctgcgctacatcggcgtagcgtacattgatttgcactatggcggcgtaatgtgcgcccgctctctgtgaatccgggcctatgttgtcaaaagtattggaacacctgcctttacacacacatgaatgaactttattggcatcccagtctaagtccgtagggttcaatattgagttggcccaccctttgcagctataatagctttcactcttctgggaagactgtccacaaggtttaggagcgtgtctttggaaatgtttgaccattcttccagaagcgcatttgtgaggtcaggcaggtgtgtggatgagaaggcctggctcaaagtcccaaaggtgttctatcgggttgaggtcaggactctgtgcaggccagtcaagttcctccacccctaactcactcatccatgtctttatggaccttgctgtgttcactggtgcgcagtcatgttggaacaggaagaggtcatcctcaaactgttcccacaaagttgggagcatgaaattgtccaaaatgtcttgctgacgccttaagactttccttcactggaactaaggggccaagcccaaccccacaccataatctctctccaccaaatgatttggacaagtgcacaaagcaaggtccataaagacatggatgagcgagtttggggtggaggaacttgactggcctgcacagtcctgacctcaacccaatagaacaccttgggatgaattagagcagactgtgagtcaggccttctcttccaacattagtgcctgacctcacaagttccgcttctggaagaatggtcaaacattccaatagacacactcctaaaccttgtggacagccttcccagaagagttgaagttgttataactgcagagggtgggccaactcaatattgaaccctacgggatgccattaaagtttatgcgcgtgtaaagacaggtgtcccaatactttttgagaattttgggccagattacgatggcgcaacgccatttgcgccgtcgtaagtcctaatctggcccggcgtatctatgcgactgattcttagaatcagttacgcatagatatccattagatctgacaagcgtaaggctcttacgctgtcagatcttagatgtaattttttttcccgccgctaggtgtcgccgacgtcgttttccccgtcgtctatgcaaattagctatttacgcgagattcccgaacgtatgcgcggtcgacgcagtgaatttacgacgtttccgtaagcgtaaacttacccctgctatatgaggggtaagtttacgaaggtccgtcgtatgccatgttaagtatggtgtcgggtcagcgtcgtccttttccgttgtttacgttgttttcctaagtcgtttgcgaataggactttacgtcaatgacgctcacgtcggcgtcattgacgttttccgtcgtgagctggagcatgcgcactgggctattttaacgcccggcgcatgcgcagttcgatcggcgcgggggcgcgcttaatttaaatacaagccgcccgtttgaattacgcggccttacgccgggccatttacactacgccgacgcaaattacggagcaagtgcttggagaatacgacacttgctccagtaatttgcggcggcgtagtgtaaatggcttacgctacgccgctgcggattctacaagaatctggcccatagtgtatatctaTATAGACTGTTTTAATAAaagccatacttttttttttttattgactgaaaaaaaatgcacattaatttacataattttttttaaaaattgcaatTTTTCTTTAATACTGTAATAGTGTCTGGCGATTGCAGTATTAAACAGAAGTACATTTTGTAAGGTGGGAACAAAAGGCAAGACTTATAACTTCTCCAGTTGACAAGAGATATTTACTGCAGTCATAAACAAAATGTTGCCATCCTGTCCAGGGCAAAAGAAAAGAAACGTGACTTTGGCAAGCTTAACTGTGGACTTGGAATTCATTAGACAAAAGAGAGACAGGTACAATGTTATGAGGGGCTCAGTAGGTGAAGTATTTGTAGATAATGAATAGAGATGTGCGATTTGTTTAGTTACAAATCAAAAGCCGTATGAAATGTTCATTATTTGTATATTCGGGTGTACCTGAATTTCCTTATCACAATAGTAACACATTTCAAAGAATCTGAAATAAATTATGACAAAACGGAATTACAAATTATCTGAATTTGAATTgtaaaataaatttgaatttgaaatggaaacatattgcaatgaatacagtaaggtataaaagtgaaaaacTTATGATTCTAACTTAGGCTTCTTTATAGAATAgaacaaaataaaagaatagaatagaacagaaaataatagaataaaataggaaaaaaaattataatagaaaatactaaaatagaatgaatatagCCATCTTCTGAATTTCAAATCAATTGGAAAATACCAAAAATACAGAAtctaaatatacaaaacaaatctgaatatacaaaacaaattcccgaaaacaaatcattctaacataatgaatatgatgaaacaaaattaataaCTTAACAAACAAATCTGAAACTAAACAAAATTCATATTTCCCTCATGCCCTTCTCAAATATTGAATGTAACAGAGCAACGCACAAAAGCACTCAAAGTTAATAAGGACATTGATAAGACATATAAAATTGAACTCTATGTATAAAAGAGAGTTACCTCTTCAAAAAGTTCCAGGCTGTAGGTATTATCATCATCAGCAAAGTAGACCACTCCCTCAGGAGGGTTGGAAGCATTGATGTTGTCCCGAAGCCATCTCAGGCCCAAGTTCCTCTGCATGGTTCCTCTCGGGGTGTGGGAAGGGGTTCTGGATAAGCCTACTTTTTGATTATGTGGGCTCTCGATGTTCAGGTGGGTGAAGTTAAGCCCAGCTTTCTCCAGCAGGTTGGCCACCAGTTTGGTCTTCCTTGGGCAATCTTCAACCACAATCCAGTGCAAATTTACGACATGAAGAAAGGTGTTGGCCAGTCGAACCAGCTCAGCTTTCTGGACAGGCCGGGTGTAGGTGGGCGTAATAACATAGATGACGGGGAGATCCTCATTCCAGGGTGGAGGTCGAGAATAGACGTATGTCCGAACAACTACGGGGGTTGCTCGGGTGGAGTGCTGGTGGACACATTGTAGAGAGTCCTCTTTACTCTGGGTCACATTGTTGAAAAGGGGTCTGACTGTAGAATTGtcacctgtgtcctctgtacagagaaTATGAATAGAAATATATTTAGTTTTTAGAGAATTTAGGCacttaaataaaataacattaaagAAGCATAGAAATATTCCATAAATCAAAATGGATAGTCAACCATTTGAATATTATCTATACTACTGAATATTAATCAGCTTTTAATGGACAGCTTCAACTTCAGccgaattcagttttttttttagtaccaACTGGGGCaactaaggctcctttcacacttatacgacttcaaagtcgtgcgattttgcggccgcaatttgggatcagtacaacttcaactttgccacaactttggcattaaccaatcaaaacatacatggtgtgaggcaattccttttcctgccaccgcagttgtcattgctgctgcagcagtagcagtgcaCCGGtaaaaagaggaggagaagcggaggcggagaagacgtcaatattgggtacatcccatcattgacaatcgtgaagataggggtcaattttgggtcctctataataaagaatgagaagaatgctccttacattggtggtcagtgggaagaatgttccttacattggtgatcagtgggaagaatgttccttacattggtgatcagtgggaagaatgctccttacattggtggtcagtgagaagaatgttccttacattggtgatcagtgggaagaatgctccttacattggtggtcagtgggaagaatgtcccttatatcggtggtcagtgggaagaatgtccccttcatcggtggtcagtgggaagaatgtccccttcattggtggtcagtgggaagaatgtccccttcattggtggtcagtgggaagaatgtccccttcattggtggtcagtgggaagaatgtccccttcattggtggtcagtgggaagaatgtccccttcattggtggtcagtgggaagaatgtccccttcattggtggtcagtgggaagaatgtccccttcattggtggtcagtgggaagaatgtccccttcattggtggtcagtgggaagaatgtccccttcattggtggtcagtgggaagaatgtccccttcattggtggtcagtgggaagaatgttcccttcattggtggtcagtgggaagaatgtccccttcattggtggtcagtgggaagaatgtccccttcattggtggtcagtgggaagaatgttcccttcattggtggtcagtgggatattgtctttgaagtttgtctttgtagtttatctcgtctttgtagtttgggtcacacaaatcataaatagctgGGCACTAACGGATAAATCAAATGATTTGCTCATTATCGAGGAcgtctctttttttttacctgtttggagcacattgttcctgagggaataaccaggaagtgaatgtgtggtggaaaaatgtgcttgagaggggctactatgctgaaaggattgggtgggacaagggataaaagctgcttgtgcttacaaagttgtactgaaatcgtgtctatattattcaggtacgatttgcatgctacttggtttaacattgaggtctatggacatcaactcgcatggaagttggaccaaagtagtgcagggactactttaaagtcggcactacttaaagccgtgccagtatgaatggtgttcattaaaaatcatggagaatgacttgtcatacgattttgcagtacaaaaacgtgagacaagtcgtataagtgtgaaagggcccttaaggggTTACAATTTGTGCCTGATTTTTAGTACTGCCTGTGACTCCATTAAGTGGAAATGTATCTATAACAGCTTGATAAAAATTAatgttctttaaagtggttgtaaaggctgaaggtttcttCCCTTCATGCATTCAacgcatgaaggtaaaaatcctTCCGTGTCCTGCTCCCCCCCAGCCCCTCTAATACTCAACCAAGCACTCTCTTGATCCATTGATGTGCACAGAAGCCTCGGCTGTCCCAGGTCTCTCTctgcttattggctgagacacagcagcgggagccattggctcccactgctgtccatcagagccagtgagccaatgaggaaagaaaaACATGGCTGACACACAAGGCATGGATTCATATGCCCTGTGTAAATGGGGCCTAAGAAGTCATTGACTATCCCTGAGGACACTCTCTGCTCCTCTAAATGATTGATCAGATTGATATTTCCTGAATGACTGCTATTATTCCCCTAAAATATGGTCAGCACTTGGGCGATGGTGCATTTTCATAGAAAGGTAATAAGAAAGAAACAACAGCGGTTGGTTCGGAAACTCCAACTGCTCTATAAGTTTAAGGCAAGacaaatgcctcgtacacacgtacgggatttccgatgggaaaagttcccatcggaaatcccgaggggaaagccgagaacctcctcggttcagtctttcccctacacacggccggttttccagacaggaaaaccgcgatggagctttggccgggaatcccggttgtgtgtatgctccatcgtagtttttcccataggaaaactgccaaaaacagccgggcaaaagttctctttttttgtccggcggattTTGGGCAATTTTCCCATCGGAAGAActgtgaggagcatacacacggcctggattcccagccaaaagctcccctcacagttttcccgtcggtaaaactgatcgtgtgtacgaggttaaaGACTGCAGACAATCTTCTTAATCCCAATCATGTACATTGAtatacagtaatgccgcgtacacacgatcagtccatccgatgagaacggaccaatggaccgttttcatcggttaaccgatgaagctgactgatggtccgtcgcgcctacataccatcggttaaaaaaacgatcgtgtcagaacgcgatgacgtaaaacacaacgacgtgctgaaaaaaacgaagttcattgcttccaa comes from Rana temporaria chromosome 2, aRanTem1.1, whole genome shotgun sequence and encodes:
- the LOC120928032 gene encoding galactosylgalactosylxylosylprotein 3-beta-glucuronosyltransferase 1-like → MLRRRNLLTTLLIVLPWALLLTLWHQHPTSRYLTLLRKDTGDNSTVRPLFNNVTQSKEDSLQCVHQHSTRATPVVVRTYVYSRPPPWNEDLPVIYVITPTYTRPVQKAELVRLANTFLHVVNLHWIVVEDCPRKTKLVANLLEKAGLNFTHLNIESPHNQKVGLSRTPSHTPRGTMQRNLGLRWLRDNINASNPPEGVVYFADDDNTYSLELFEEMRYTRTVSVWPVAFVGGLRFESPRVSPAGRVVGWKTVFDPNRPFAIDMAGFAISLRLILERPYANFKLEGVKGGYQETSLLKDLVTMDGLEAKAANCTKVLVWHTRTERPTLVNEGKRGFTDMNIEV